The genomic interval TCAAACGCCAAAACATCCGTAATGGCTAATGCCGGGGTGGTGGAACTGGTAGACACGCAGGACTTAAAATCCTGTGAGCCGAAACGCTCGTACGGGTTCGATTCCCGTCCCCGGTACCACTTAGGCCAAAGACTTCCTTTTCCGGGAAGTCTTTTTTTTGCTCTCATTTTATTATATATTTGATATTTTGCCAAGCTTGGTGTTGGTATATTTTTAGCTAAAGCAAGCATTTTACTCTCTACATTAGGCTGATTGACAACGTTAATATTATGAAAGTATCGCCTCTCGAACCCTTCAAGATCGTATATTCTATTCTTGCCCATGAATATCTTGGATATATCTTCGAATCTTTTGTAGTTCAGTTAAATGCACAGGGCGATTTTTCTTATCAGATTCAAAGCATTTCTTCCAAAAATATTCAGGAATTCAGCAATGGCCTTGATGTGACGGATTTTGAACTGGTCCAATTGATTGATGACATTCAGCAGGATACTATTGTAAAAAAATTCAATACCAGAAAATTAAATGCAGTTGATTTTTTTCTGAAAATTTATGATTCTCAAAAGGGAGATAAGGCCGTACAGGAAGTAATTACCATATACCTTGAAAAAATCAAGGCCAGTATTCTGGAAAAGCTTGAAGGAAAGGATTTGTTTATTATGGGAAGTGATGGGAATCCGCTTTGGAAACCCATTATCCGGGAAGAAGAAAAAGCGACTATCCGCTTTCATTTTGTAAGAAACGAAGACAATACCCATTATTTCCCCACGATTAAGCACAAATACGAAAAACTTGATTTCCAGTATAAAAATGCCATTCTGATCTGTGATGAACCTGCATGGCTGGAAGTAGACGGACATCTTTACCATTTTGCCGGCCACGTGGATGGAAAGAAAATTAAACCGTTTCTGGCAAAAAAATTCATTGCTATTCCTGCAAATGTTGAGGAACAATATTATCGAAAGTTTGTAGCTCCGCTTATTGCATCCTATGATGTTGTAGCCCGTGGTTTTGAAATAAGAAATATAGCTTCTGCACCAAAAACGATATTAACAATTTCCGACCATATCGTTAATACCAGAAAAGAAGAACTTTTACTTTTTGCCAATTCACATGAAAAGGAAACTATAGTTGAAGAAGAAGATGATAACGATGTAACATTGGATTTGTCGTTTCAATACGGAAACTTCTTTTTCCATTTTGATAGCCTCGCCAGCCAGTCGAGTGTTTCAATAGAAAAAAAAGGGCCGGATTATTTCTTTCACAAAGTAAAGCGAGATATTATCACTGAACGCCACAATGTAGCCCATTTGAAAGATTGGGGGTTGAACATTCGTAACGGAACGATTAAGATGCCAAAATCCCAGGCATTTGGATGGTTACAAGGTAATGCAAATCTCCTTACTGAAAATGGCATAATTGTCAGGCAAAATACTACTGACGCCAAACGTTACTTTTTGGGTTATTCTTCTTTGGATATTTCCATTCAGGAAGGCAGGGATTGGTTTGATATTAATGCAAAAGTGCAATTCGGTGAATTTGAAATTCCTTTTATCCAGTTAAAAAACTATATTCTCAATCAGAAAAAGGAATTCGTACTGCCAAATGGAGAAATAGCTGTTATACCTGAATGGTGGTTTACAAAGTATTCAGAATTGTTTTCATTTACTGAACATGACCACGAAAGCGATCATTTGCGCTTAAAAATGCATCATCTTGCATTGGTTCAGGAATTAAGAGAAGAAAATCTTGCGACTGCTGTTATTAGTAGAAAACTCGAAAATTTGAGGGATTTTAATCATATTGAATCCAGTGTGCCTCCTTTAAATTTTAACGGGACATTACGTCCATATCAAAAATCGGGCTACGATTGGCTGCATTTTTTACACCAATATCATTTTGGCGGTTGTCTGGCGGATGATATGGGATTAGGAAAAACAGTGCAGACACTTGCATTTTTGCAATCACAAAAAGAAGCCGGAATCGTGGAACCATCTTTGCTGGTGATGCCTACATCCCTGTTATATAACTGGGTATTGGAAGCAAAACGATTTACTCCGGGTCTGAAGGTGATGCTTTATACCGGAACATATCGTGAAAAAGATCCTGCTCAATTTACCGGCTACGACCTCATTCTGACCTCATATGGTATTGTCAGGCTGGATATTGATTTGATCAAATCTTACCGTTTCAACTATGTTATTCTGGATGAATCCCAAGCCATAAAAAATCCTTCGTCTAATATTACAAAAGCAGTCAGAAAGTTAAATTCAGCGAATCGACTAATACTTACCGGCACACCGATTGAAAATAGTACGCTTGATCTTTGGTCGCAGATGTCTTTCGTAAATCCGGGATTACTGGGTAGCCAGCCTTTTTTTCGGGATGAATTTCAGATTCCAATTGAAAAAAAGAATGATGAGGAGAAAAGTAAACGGCTTTATAATTTAATAAAACCGTTTATTTTACGGCGTCTTAAATCTCAGGTTGCAACGGATCTTCCCGAAAAAGTGGAAAGTATCCAGTATTGTGAAATGTCAGAAGAACAGGAAAAAGCATACGAAGAAGCGAAGACTTATTACCGCAATATCATCTTACAAAGTATAGACTCGGATGGCATTTCCAAGTCTCAAATGGTTGTTTTACAAGGTTTGACAAAATTAAGGCAATTGGCAAATCATCCTAAAATGATTGATCCGGCTTACGAAGACAGCTCTGGAAAATTTGAAGATGTGCTGCATAAGATTCAGACTGTAATCAGTGAGAACCATAAAATATTGATTTTCAGTCAATACATCAAGCACCTGGATCTGTTCAGGAATTTTCTGGAAGGCAAAAAAATCTCGTATTCTTATTTGGATGGCTCAACGAAGGATCGTCAGACGCAGGTTGAAAATTTTCAGACAGATGATGATATCAAAGTTTTCCTGATCTCGTTAAAAGCAGGAGGTCTGGGACTGAATCTTACAGCAGCAGACTATGTATTTATCCTTGATCCATGGTGGAATCCTGCCATTGAAGCACAAGCGGTAGACAGAGCACACCGGATTGGACAAGACCGCACCGTATTTACCTATAAATTTATTACCAAAAACTCTGTTGAGGAAAAGATCCTTTCTTTACAAAGAACAAAAAAACAGCTGGCTGACGATTTAATATCCAGTGAGGACGGATTTGTCAAATCACTTACGAGGGAAGATGTATTGAGCTTACTAACTTAAAAGTATAAATAACAGAAATAAAAAAAGACCGCTAAGCAATGAGCTTAGCGGTCTTTTTGCGAAATTATAGTTAAGTCAATTCAGTTGTACGGAAGTTTCACGGCTAATTAAAGCCTCTCTGTCCGGACCGGTTGAAATGAATGTAATTGGCAAATTAAGTTCTCCTTCCAAAAATTTAACATAGGCAAGAAGTTCAGCAGGAATGGCTTCAAA from Dyadobacter sp. NIV53 carries:
- a CDS encoding DEAD/DEAH box helicase, with the protein product MKVSPLEPFKIVYSILAHEYLGYIFESFVVQLNAQGDFSYQIQSISSKNIQEFSNGLDVTDFELVQLIDDIQQDTIVKKFNTRKLNAVDFFLKIYDSQKGDKAVQEVITIYLEKIKASILEKLEGKDLFIMGSDGNPLWKPIIREEEKATIRFHFVRNEDNTHYFPTIKHKYEKLDFQYKNAILICDEPAWLEVDGHLYHFAGHVDGKKIKPFLAKKFIAIPANVEEQYYRKFVAPLIASYDVVARGFEIRNIASAPKTILTISDHIVNTRKEELLLFANSHEKETIVEEEDDNDVTLDLSFQYGNFFFHFDSLASQSSVSIEKKGPDYFFHKVKRDIITERHNVAHLKDWGLNIRNGTIKMPKSQAFGWLQGNANLLTENGIIVRQNTTDAKRYFLGYSSLDISIQEGRDWFDINAKVQFGEFEIPFIQLKNYILNQKKEFVLPNGEIAVIPEWWFTKYSELFSFTEHDHESDHLRLKMHHLALVQELREENLATAVISRKLENLRDFNHIESSVPPLNFNGTLRPYQKSGYDWLHFLHQYHFGGCLADDMGLGKTVQTLAFLQSQKEAGIVEPSLLVMPTSLLYNWVLEAKRFTPGLKVMLYTGTYREKDPAQFTGYDLILTSYGIVRLDIDLIKSYRFNYVILDESQAIKNPSSNITKAVRKLNSANRLILTGTPIENSTLDLWSQMSFVNPGLLGSQPFFRDEFQIPIEKKNDEEKSKRLYNLIKPFILRRLKSQVATDLPEKVESIQYCEMSEEQEKAYEEAKTYYRNIILQSIDSDGISKSQMVVLQGLTKLRQLANHPKMIDPAYEDSSGKFEDVLHKIQTVISENHKILIFSQYIKHLDLFRNFLEGKKISYSYLDGSTKDRQTQVENFQTDDDIKVFLISLKAGGLGLNLTAADYVFILDPWWNPAIEAQAVDRAHRIGQDRTVFTYKFITKNSVEEKILSLQRTKKQLADDLISSEDGFVKSLTREDVLSLLT